A single window of Pectobacterium parmentieri DNA harbors:
- the dsbA gene encoding thiol:disulfide interchange protein DsbA → MKKLWLALIGVVLAFSASAAEFSDGKQYVELDKPAAQEPQVLEFFSFYCPHCYQFEQVYHVPDAVKKALPEGTKMTRYHVNFLGTLGKNLTQAWAVAMALGVEDKITPLMFDAVQKTQTVQKPEDIRAVFVEAGVTAEEFDSALNSFVVKSLVAQQEKAAADLQLRGVPAMFVNGKYMIKSDGLDTSSMDAYVKQYADVVKFLITKK, encoded by the coding sequence ATGAAAAAATTATGGCTTGCGCTGATTGGCGTCGTTCTGGCATTTAGTGCTTCTGCTGCAGAATTTTCTGACGGTAAGCAATATGTAGAATTAGATAAACCTGCAGCCCAAGAGCCTCAGGTTCTTGAGTTTTTTTCATTCTATTGCCCGCACTGCTATCAGTTTGAGCAGGTTTATCATGTCCCGGATGCAGTAAAAAAGGCGCTGCCAGAAGGGACAAAGATGACACGCTATCATGTGAATTTTTTGGGCACATTGGGTAAAAATCTGACTCAGGCTTGGGCTGTTGCTATGGCGCTGGGCGTAGAAGATAAAATTACCCCGCTGATGTTTGATGCGGTTCAGAAAACACAGACCGTACAAAAACCGGAAGATATTCGCGCAGTCTTTGTGGAAGCTGGTGTAACTGCGGAAGAGTTTGATAGTGCTCTGAATAGCTTTGTTGTGAAGTCTCTGGTTGCTCAACAGGAAAAAGCTGCTGCAGATTTGCAATTACGTGGTGTTCCAGCGATGTTCGTTAATGGTAAATATATGATCAAGAGCGATGGTCTTGATACTAGCTCAATGGACGCTTACGTAAAACAGTATGCTGATGTGGTGAAATTCCTTATTACTAAAAAGTAA
- the yihI gene encoding Der GTPase-activating protein YihI, with protein MNRPVKGAADKAGKPKVKRKTREELEREARERKRDKKRRGHAAGSRTQEKSSTDQNSGQRKVADPRIGSKKPVQLGVLDSAIAKPKPKSKPSEPVEKVVAAKPTMSPEEELAMLENDPRLDALLDRLDSGETLSAKDQSWVDETLDRIDILMEELGIELGDDDDEEEQQEDMLQLLKRNNPKDAF; from the coding sequence ATGAACCGACCTGTCAAAGGGGCTGCCGATAAGGCAGGAAAACCTAAAGTAAAAAGAAAAACCCGCGAAGAACTGGAGCGCGAAGCTCGTGAGCGGAAAAGAGATAAAAAACGTCGTGGCCATGCAGCGGGCAGCCGAACTCAGGAAAAATCGTCTACCGATCAGAATTCTGGCCAACGTAAAGTCGCCGATCCGCGTATTGGTAGTAAAAAGCCTGTACAGCTTGGCGTGTTGGATAGCGCTATCGCTAAACCGAAGCCTAAGTCGAAGCCTTCTGAGCCTGTGGAGAAGGTCGTTGCTGCCAAGCCGACAATGTCTCCAGAAGAAGAGCTGGCAATGTTAGAAAACGATCCGCGTTTGGATGCTTTGTTGGATCGCTTGGATAGCGGCGAAACGCTGAGTGCCAAAGATCAGTCATGGGTTGACGAAACGCTGGATCGTATCGATATCCTGATGGAAGAGCTTGGAATCGAGCTGGGTGATGATGATGACGAAGAAGAGCAACAGGAAGACATGTTGCAGCTTTTAAAACGTAATAACCCGAAAGACGCGTTCTAA
- the mobB gene encoding molybdopterin-guanine dinucleotide biosynthesis protein MobB, with amino-acid sequence MNSNRLPLLAIVAYSGTGKTTLLKHVIPLLANRGIRVGLIKHTHHRMDIDTPGKDSYELRKAGAAQTIVASSERWALMTETPDQEEPDIYDLAGKMDASTLDLVLVEGFKHEKIAKIALFRQSLDRELHDLIDEYVIAIAADSETDTILPVLDINKPEQVANFIHQWLQTSRL; translated from the coding sequence GTGAACTCTAATCGTTTGCCCTTACTCGCTATTGTCGCCTACAGCGGTACAGGTAAAACAACGTTACTTAAGCACGTCATCCCTCTGCTGGCTAATCGGGGCATTCGAGTCGGATTAATTAAACATACGCATCATAGGATGGATATTGATACACCGGGCAAAGATAGTTATGAACTGCGTAAGGCGGGAGCGGCACAAACCATTGTTGCCAGCAGCGAAAGGTGGGCATTGATGACGGAAACACCTGACCAGGAAGAACCCGATATTTATGATCTGGCAGGGAAAATGGATGCATCAACTCTCGATTTGGTTCTGGTTGAGGGTTTTAAGCACGAAAAAATCGCTAAAATAGCCCTATTTCGTCAATCGTTGGACAGAGAGTTGCATGATTTGATCGATGAATATGTCATCGCGATTGCGGCAGACTCCGAGACAGATACCATACTGCCAGTGCTTGATATCAATAAGCCAGAGCAAGTGGCTAATTTTATCCACCAATGGCTTCAAACTAGCCGTCTATAA
- a CDS encoding YihD family protein, with the protein MKCHRVNELIELLHPAWQKEPDLNLVQFLQNLAQEAGFEGQLNELTDDILIYHLKMRNADKEQVIPGLKKDYEEDFKTALLRARGVIKD; encoded by the coding sequence ATGAAATGTCATCGTGTTAATGAGCTGATCGAGTTGCTGCATCCAGCCTGGCAAAAAGAGCCCGATTTAAACCTGGTGCAATTTTTACAAAACCTTGCACAGGAGGCGGGGTTCGAGGGGCAGTTAAATGAACTGACTGATGATATCCTTATTTACCATCTGAAAATGCGTAATGCAGATAAAGAACAAGTCATTCCCGGTCTGAAGAAGGACTACGAGGAAGATTTTAAAACAGCTTTGCTGCGTGCCCGTGGGGTTATTAAAGACTAG
- the rbsR gene encoding ribose operon transcriptional repressor RbsR, with protein sequence MATMKDVARLAGVSTSTVSHVINNNRFVSDTIREKVTKAVEDLNYAPSALARSLKINQTRTIGMLLTASSNPFYAEVVRGVERCCYERGYSLILCNTEGDRDRMSHSLETLLQKRVDGVLLMCTESHRPLPEMMSRYPSVPMVMMDWAPFEGVIDVIKDNSLLGGEIATNHLISRGYKKIACIAGPKDKTTAYNRLEGYRQAMQLAGLSIPTDYEIFGDFEFETGYRAMQQLLALEDKPEAVFTSNDAMAVGVYHALYQAGLSIPQDMAVIGYDDIELARYMSPPLTTVHQPKDELGELAVDTLLYRLEHPNTEPNVLVLTPELMVRQSVR encoded by the coding sequence TTGGCTACCATGAAAGATGTCGCCCGTCTGGCGGGCGTTTCTACTTCTACTGTATCTCACGTCATTAATAACAATCGGTTTGTCAGCGATACCATTCGCGAAAAGGTGACGAAGGCCGTTGAGGATCTCAACTATGCGCCGTCTGCGCTAGCCAGAAGTCTGAAAATAAACCAGACCCGCACCATCGGCATGTTGCTCACGGCCAGTAGTAACCCGTTTTATGCTGAAGTCGTGCGTGGCGTTGAACGCTGTTGTTATGAGCGGGGCTATAGCCTGATTCTGTGCAACACCGAAGGCGATCGCGACAGAATGAGTCATAGCCTTGAAACGCTGCTGCAAAAGCGGGTCGACGGTGTATTGCTGATGTGCACTGAAAGCCATCGCCCCCTGCCTGAAATGATGAGCCGCTATCCTTCTGTTCCTATGGTCATGATGGATTGGGCACCTTTTGAAGGTGTTATCGATGTTATTAAAGATAACTCTTTGCTTGGCGGAGAGATTGCCACCAATCACCTCATTTCTCGCGGGTATAAAAAGATAGCCTGCATTGCGGGTCCGAAAGATAAGACGACAGCCTATAACCGACTGGAGGGCTATCGACAGGCGATGCAACTCGCTGGGCTATCCATTCCCACTGATTATGAAATTTTTGGTGATTTTGAATTTGAAACGGGCTATCGCGCGATGCAACAGTTATTAGCGCTGGAAGATAAACCCGAAGCGGTATTCACCAGTAACGATGCAATGGCTGTTGGTGTTTACCACGCGCTTTATCAGGCTGGGCTTTCAATTCCTCAAGACATGGCAGTTATTGGTTACGATGATATTGAACTGGCCCGCTATATGTCTCCGCCTCTCACTACGGTTCATCAACCAAAGGATGAGCTCGGCGAATTGGCGGTCGATACGCTGCTGTATCGTCTGGAACATCCAAATACTGAACCTAATGTGTTGGTGCTGACCCCGGAATTAATGGTGCGTCAGTCCGTTCGGTAA
- the hemN gene encoding oxygen-independent coproporphyrinogen III oxidase, with product MSIPSVDWDLALIQKYNYSGPRYTSYPTALEFSEAYGEPAFQHAIARYPQRPLSLYIHIPFCHRLCYFCGCNKLVTRQQHKADEYLDVLELEIRQRAPLFVGRTVTQLHWGGGTPTYLNKVQISRLMSLLRELFSFSEQAELSLEVDPREIELDVLDHLRAEGFNRLSMGVQDFNKDVQKLVNREQDEDFIFALIERAKALGFTSTNIDLIYGLPKQTPESFAFTLQRVAELSPHRLSVFNYAHLPSLFAAQRKIKDADLPSAEQKLDILQQTIGSLTQSGYQFIGMDHFARPDDELAVAQREGKLHRNFQGYTTQGDSDLLGMGVSAISMIGDSYAQNQKELKQYYAQVKDKGNGLWRGLQLTRDDCLRRDVIKTLICNFQLSYAPIETEYAIDFKTYFEQDLALLAPLVADGLVDSQEGGLVVTPKGRLLIRNICMCFDVYLRSKLRTQQFSRVI from the coding sequence ATGTCGATACCGTCCGTTGACTGGGATCTGGCCCTGATTCAAAAATATAACTATTCTGGGCCGCGTTATACGTCTTATCCCACAGCGTTAGAATTCAGCGAAGCTTATGGTGAGCCTGCGTTTCAGCATGCCATTGCCCGTTATCCGCAGCGGCCTCTGTCGCTGTATATCCACATCCCTTTTTGCCACCGGCTGTGCTATTTCTGCGGCTGTAATAAGCTGGTTACGCGTCAGCAGCATAAAGCGGATGAATACCTTGATGTGCTGGAACTGGAAATTCGCCAGCGTGCGCCGCTATTTGTCGGACGCACGGTGACGCAATTGCATTGGGGCGGCGGTACGCCGACCTACCTGAATAAAGTACAAATCAGCCGACTGATGTCGTTACTACGCGAGCTGTTCTCTTTTTCCGAGCAGGCGGAGTTGTCGCTTGAAGTTGACCCGCGGGAAATTGAATTGGACGTTCTCGACCATCTGCGTGCCGAAGGGTTTAACCGCCTTAGCATGGGGGTGCAGGATTTTAATAAAGACGTTCAGAAGCTGGTCAACCGTGAGCAGGATGAAGACTTTATTTTTGCCCTTATTGAACGGGCAAAGGCGCTGGGTTTCACCTCAACCAATATTGATTTGATTTACGGCCTGCCGAAACAAACGCCGGAGAGCTTCGCCTTTACGCTACAGCGCGTTGCTGAATTAAGCCCGCATCGGCTTAGCGTTTTTAACTATGCGCATTTGCCTAGCCTGTTTGCAGCACAGCGTAAGATTAAAGACGCTGATTTACCGAGTGCAGAACAAAAACTGGATATTCTGCAACAGACGATAGGATCGCTGACGCAATCGGGTTACCAGTTTATCGGTATGGATCACTTTGCTCGCCCGGACGATGAGCTGGCGGTGGCGCAGCGAGAAGGGAAGTTGCATCGTAATTTCCAGGGTTATACGACGCAGGGTGATAGCGATCTGCTTGGTATGGGCGTTTCGGCGATTAGTATGATCGGTGATAGTTATGCCCAGAACCAGAAAGAGTTAAAGCAGTATTATGCGCAGGTCAAAGACAAAGGAAATGGTCTGTGGCGTGGATTACAACTGACGCGTGATGATTGTCTCCGCCGCGATGTGATTAAGACGCTGATCTGTAATTTCCAACTCAGTTATGCGCCGATTGAAACGGAATACGCTATCGATTTTAAAACCTACTTTGAGCAGGATTTAGCGTTATTGGCACCGCTGGTGGCCGATGGGCTGGTCGATAGTCAGGAAGGCGGGCTGGTGGTGACACCGAAGGGACGTTTGCTGATCCGCAATATCTGCATGTGCTTTGACGTCTATTTACGTAGCAAGCTCAGAACGCAGCAATTTTCCCGCGTGATTTAG
- the rbsK gene encoding ribokinase, with product MKTGKLVVLGSINADHILNLEQFPRPGETVIGEQYSVAFGGKGANQAVAAGRSGADIAFIASVGNDDIGARICQQLSKDNIDVSAVEAISGETTGVALIFVNADAENMIAINAGANAAVTPDYLHRHQQHIIDASALLMQLESPLETVIAAAKLAHEHQTKVILNPAPARELPDELLSLVDMITPNETEAQFLTGITVETEEDAARAAQILHDKGIETVLITLGSRGVWLSERGQGQRIPGYRVKAVDTIAAGDTFNGALVTALLENRPMSSAVKFAHAAAAIAVTRRGAQPSVPWREEIDAFLQAQE from the coding sequence ATGAAAACGGGTAAGCTGGTGGTGCTGGGCAGTATTAATGCTGACCATATTCTCAATCTTGAGCAATTTCCCCGCCCGGGCGAAACGGTGATCGGTGAACAATATAGTGTCGCTTTCGGCGGAAAAGGGGCTAACCAAGCGGTTGCCGCTGGCCGAAGCGGTGCGGATATTGCTTTTATTGCCAGCGTTGGAAACGATGATATTGGTGCTCGCATTTGTCAGCAGCTATCCAAGGATAACATTGATGTTTCCGCCGTTGAGGCTATCTCTGGGGAAACAACGGGCGTTGCGCTGATTTTTGTTAACGCTGACGCTGAGAACATGATTGCCATTAACGCAGGCGCGAATGCTGCTGTGACACCAGATTATCTTCACCGTCATCAGCAACACATCATTGATGCTTCTGCGTTGCTGATGCAGCTTGAGTCGCCGTTGGAAACGGTTATCGCCGCAGCCAAATTGGCGCATGAACACCAAACAAAGGTGATTCTTAACCCTGCCCCTGCTCGTGAACTGCCTGATGAACTGTTATCACTGGTCGATATGATCACGCCGAATGAAACCGAAGCGCAGTTCTTGACGGGAATTACCGTTGAGACGGAAGAGGATGCCGCTCGCGCAGCACAGATTCTTCATGACAAAGGCATTGAAACGGTTCTGATTACATTGGGTAGCCGTGGCGTATGGTTGAGTGAACGTGGTCAAGGGCAGCGTATTCCGGGGTATCGTGTAAAAGCCGTGGATACTATTGCTGCCGGAGACACCTTTAATGGTGCGTTGGTTACCGCGTTGTTGGAAAATCGGCCAATGTCTTCAGCGGTGAAGTTCGCTCATGCGGCGGCAGCGATTGCGGTAACTCGCCGAGGCGCTCAACCCTCTGTCCCATGGCGCGAAGAGATCGACGCATTTTTGCAAGCTCAGGAGTGA
- the polA gene encoding DNA polymerase I has protein sequence MAQIAENPLILVDGSSYLYRAYHAFPPLTNSAGEATGAMYGVLNMLRSLLQQYSPSHVAVVFDAKGKTFRDELFENYKAHRPPMPEDLREQIEPLHNMVKAMGLPLLAVSGVEADDVIGTLAVQAEKAGKSVLISTGDKDMAQLVTPSVTLINTMNNTILGPQEVCDKYGIPPELIIDFLALMGDASDNIPGVPGVGEKTAQALLQGLGGLDSLYANLDKIAGLSFRGAKTMAPKLEQHKEVAYLSYQLATIKTDVELELSCDQLTVNELDVDELHRLFSRYEFKRWLSDIESGTWMQGKKSSQPVQTVNNAVVEQAVEEDNAPTLSADGYVTILDEKTLLDWGERLKLADVFAFDTETDGLDTLTANLIGLSFAIKPGEAAYLPLAHDYLDAPDQLDRATVLALLKPLLEDEKLLKIGQNLKFDKGVMQRYDIDLRGIAFDTMLESYVLDSVAGRHDMDSLAERYLKHKTITFEEIAGKGKNQLTFNQIALEQAGPYAAEDADVTLHLHQTLWGKLQPHADLCQVFQTIDMPLVPVLSRIERTGVLIDPAILAEHSKELTTRLAELEIQAYELAGEEFNLSSTKQLQGILYEKQKLPILKKTPKGAPSTNEEVLAELALDYPLPKLILEYRGLAKLKSTYTDKLPLMINPATKRVHTSYHQAVTATGRLSSSDPNLQNIPVRNDEGRRIRQAFIAPKGYSIVAADYSQIELRIMAHLSGDEGLLNAFANGLDIHRATASEVFGIALDKVTSEQRRSAKAINFGLIYGMSAFGLSRQLNIPRSESQKYMNLYFERYPGVQDYMERTRQQAAEHGYVSTLDGRRLYLPDIHSRNAMARKGAERAAINAPMQGTAADIIKKAMIAIDDWLQKDAPKVKMIMQVHDELVFEIDDSIVEESISKIKVLMEGCMQLNVPLQVDIGTGMNWDQAH, from the coding sequence ATGGCTCAGATTGCAGAAAATCCCTTAATACTGGTAGACGGTTCATCTTATTTGTATCGTGCCTATCACGCTTTTCCACCGTTAACAAACAGCGCGGGGGAAGCCACCGGTGCAATGTATGGCGTATTGAATATGCTACGCAGTTTGTTGCAGCAATATAGCCCCAGCCATGTTGCCGTTGTTTTTGATGCAAAAGGGAAAACGTTTCGCGACGAGTTGTTTGAAAACTATAAAGCTCACCGCCCACCTATGCCGGAGGATTTACGCGAACAGATCGAGCCTCTGCATAATATGGTGAAAGCGATGGGGTTACCACTTCTGGCGGTTTCTGGCGTAGAAGCGGACGATGTGATTGGTACACTCGCAGTGCAGGCGGAAAAAGCCGGGAAGTCGGTGCTGATTAGCACTGGCGATAAAGATATGGCACAACTGGTGACGCCGAGCGTAACGCTCATTAATACCATGAACAACACCATTCTTGGCCCACAGGAAGTGTGTGATAAATACGGTATTCCTCCAGAGCTGATTATCGATTTCCTTGCGCTGATGGGGGATGCATCGGATAACATTCCTGGTGTGCCTGGCGTTGGGGAGAAAACCGCCCAGGCGCTACTGCAAGGGCTCGGCGGGCTGGATTCGCTGTATGCAAATCTCGATAAAATTGCTGGGCTTTCCTTCCGTGGTGCGAAAACCATGGCGCCGAAGCTGGAACAACATAAAGAAGTGGCCTACCTCTCTTATCAGCTTGCCACTATTAAAACGGATGTTGAGCTTGAACTCAGTTGCGATCAGCTCACTGTTAACGAGCTGGATGTGGATGAGCTGCATCGTCTCTTTTCCCGTTATGAATTTAAACGCTGGTTATCAGATATTGAATCAGGCACCTGGATGCAGGGTAAAAAGAGCAGCCAGCCTGTTCAGACTGTGAATAATGCGGTGGTTGAGCAGGCGGTTGAAGAAGATAACGCACCTACGCTGTCTGCCGATGGTTATGTCACGATCCTTGATGAAAAAACGCTGTTGGATTGGGGTGAGCGTTTAAAACTGGCTGATGTTTTCGCTTTTGATACGGAAACTGATGGGCTGGATACGCTCACTGCTAATCTGATTGGTTTGTCATTTGCGATTAAGCCAGGCGAAGCGGCTTATTTACCGTTGGCACATGATTATCTGGATGCGCCGGATCAATTGGATCGTGCCACGGTATTGGCCTTGTTAAAACCGCTGCTGGAAGATGAGAAGCTGCTTAAGATTGGTCAGAATCTCAAATTTGATAAAGGCGTGATGCAGCGGTATGACATCGATTTACGCGGCATCGCGTTTGATACCATGCTGGAATCTTACGTGCTCGACAGCGTGGCGGGTCGTCACGATATGGACAGCTTGGCCGAGCGCTATCTGAAACACAAAACCATTACCTTTGAAGAGATCGCGGGTAAAGGAAAAAATCAACTGACGTTCAATCAGATTGCATTGGAACAGGCTGGGCCGTATGCGGCCGAGGATGCGGACGTTACGCTGCATCTGCATCAGACACTGTGGGGGAAACTCCAGCCGCATGCCGATCTGTGTCAGGTCTTCCAAACCATCGATATGCCGCTGGTTCCTGTTTTATCCCGCATCGAGCGTACTGGCGTGCTGATCGATCCTGCAATTCTGGCGGAACACTCAAAAGAGCTAACAACCCGTCTGGCGGAATTGGAAATACAAGCCTATGAGTTGGCGGGCGAAGAGTTCAATCTCTCATCGACCAAGCAGCTACAGGGAATTCTGTATGAAAAACAAAAGCTGCCGATTCTGAAGAAAACGCCAAAAGGTGCACCGTCAACCAATGAGGAAGTGCTGGCTGAACTGGCGCTGGATTACCCTCTGCCGAAGCTAATCCTTGAATACCGAGGGTTGGCCAAGCTGAAATCGACTTACACCGATAAGTTGCCGCTGATGATCAATCCGGCGACGAAGCGCGTGCATACCTCTTATCATCAGGCTGTTACTGCAACTGGACGTTTGTCTTCCAGCGATCCTAACCTGCAAAACATCCCGGTGCGTAACGATGAGGGACGCCGTATTCGTCAGGCATTCATTGCGCCTAAAGGTTATAGCATTGTTGCGGCTGACTACTCGCAAATCGAACTGCGTATTATGGCGCATCTATCGGGTGATGAAGGGTTGTTGAATGCGTTCGCAAACGGGCTGGATATCCACCGGGCAACGGCGTCAGAAGTGTTTGGCATCGCGTTGGATAAGGTGACATCAGAACAGCGTCGTAGTGCGAAAGCGATCAACTTCGGTCTGATCTACGGCATGAGCGCGTTTGGTTTGTCGCGTCAGTTGAACATCCCCCGTAGCGAATCGCAGAAATACATGAACCTGTATTTTGAGCGTTATCCTGGTGTGCAGGATTACATGGAGCGGACGCGCCAACAGGCCGCGGAGCATGGCTATGTGTCTACATTGGATGGTCGCCGTCTCTATTTACCAGATATCCACTCGCGTAATGCTATGGCGCGTAAAGGCGCGGAACGTGCGGCGATTAATGCCCCGATGCAGGGCACCGCTGCCGATATTATTAAGAAAGCGATGATCGCGATTGACGATTGGCTACAGAAAGACGCGCCAAAGGTGAAGATGATCATGCAGGTTCACGATGAGTTGGTTTTCGAGATTGATGATTCGATTGTTGAAGAATCTATTAGTAAAATCAAAGTATTAATGGAAGGTTGTATGCAATTGAATGTTCCGTTGCAGGTAGACATCGGTACAGGTATGAACTGGGATCAAGCCCATTAA
- the yihA gene encoding ribosome biogenesis GTP-binding protein YihA/YsxC — protein MTQQYNYHMTRFIISAPDIRHLATDSGIEVAFAGRSNAGKSSALNTLTNQKSLARTSKTPGRTQLINLFQVADGVRLVDLPGYGYAEVPEQMKIKWQRALGEYLQKRNSLKGLVVLMDIRHPLKDLDQQMIQWAVDVKLPVLVLLTKADKLASGARKTQLHMVREAVAPFMGDIQVEAFSSLKKIGVDKLRQKLDNWFNTLQHIVEEQDAE, from the coding sequence GTGACCCAGCAATATAACTATCACATGACGCGTTTTATCATCAGCGCCCCGGATATTCGCCACCTGGCAACAGATAGCGGTATTGAAGTGGCCTTTGCTGGGCGTTCTAACGCCGGAAAATCCAGCGCGCTGAATACGCTGACCAACCAGAAGAGCCTGGCACGAACCAGTAAAACGCCGGGTCGTACCCAGTTGATCAACCTGTTTCAGGTAGCTGACGGCGTGCGTTTAGTCGACCTTCCCGGCTACGGCTATGCCGAAGTACCGGAGCAAATGAAGATCAAATGGCAACGTGCGCTCGGTGAATACCTGCAAAAGCGTAACAGCCTGAAGGGTCTGGTTGTGCTGATGGATATTCGTCATCCGCTGAAAGATCTCGATCAGCAAATGATTCAGTGGGCAGTCGATGTCAAACTTCCGGTCTTAGTACTGCTGACCAAAGCCGATAAGCTGGCTTCAGGCGCACGTAAGACACAGTTGCATATGGTTCGCGAAGCTGTCGCGCCATTTATGGGTGATATTCAGGTCGAGGCATTTTCGTCACTGAAAAAAATCGGCGTCGATAAACTACGGCAGAAATTAGATAACTGGTTCAATACCTTGCAACACATTGTAGAAGAACAAGACGCTGAATAA
- a CDS encoding serine/threonine protein kinase, with translation MSSSVFNFQTLFPDLIMDALLGVGLRVDSGLTALNSYENRVYQFADEDRKRFVVKFYRPERWSAAQIQEEHIFAQQLAEDEVPIVAPIFLNGQTLNVYEGFHFAVFPSVGGRQYEMDNEDQLEWVGRFLGRIHQTGQKSLFSERPTIGVNEYLHEPYRLLETCPLIPKIHRHDFLQATHQLIDTVETYWHSDWRPLRLHGDCHPGNILWRDGPLFVDLDDARNGPAIQDLWMLLHGDRREQRIQLDILLEAYSEFADFQEKELALIEPLRAMRQVYYLAWVARRWEDPAFPKNFPWMTDADFWLKQTAIFIGQTQLLQEPPLQLMPMY, from the coding sequence ATGAGTAGTTCAGTCTTTAATTTTCAGACGCTATTCCCAGATCTGATCATGGATGCCTTGCTGGGCGTTGGGTTGCGTGTTGATTCTGGCCTGACGGCGTTAAACAGCTATGAAAATCGCGTGTATCAGTTTGCGGATGAAGATCGTAAACGATTCGTGGTGAAATTTTATCGCCCTGAACGGTGGAGCGCAGCGCAAATTCAGGAAGAGCATATTTTTGCCCAGCAATTAGCGGAAGATGAAGTCCCTATTGTCGCACCCATTTTTCTTAATGGGCAGACTCTGAACGTCTATGAAGGGTTTCACTTTGCCGTATTCCCTAGCGTGGGTGGGCGGCAGTATGAAATGGATAATGAAGACCAGCTAGAGTGGGTCGGACGTTTTCTTGGACGAATTCACCAGACGGGGCAGAAATCGTTATTCTCCGAGCGCCCGACGATTGGGGTAAATGAATATTTGCATGAACCTTATCGTCTGCTGGAGACATGCCCGCTAATACCGAAAATACATCGACATGATTTTTTACAGGCAACCCATCAACTGATTGATACAGTTGAGACTTATTGGCACAGCGACTGGCGTCCATTGCGTCTGCATGGTGATTGTCACCCAGGAAATATTTTGTGGCGTGATGGCCCGCTATTTGTGGATTTGGATGATGCCCGCAATGGCCCGGCAATACAGGATTTATGGATGCTGTTGCATGGCGATCGTCGTGAACAGCGTATTCAACTGGATATCTTGTTAGAAGCCTATAGCGAATTTGCGGATTTTCAGGAGAAAGAACTGGCGTTGATTGAACCCCTTCGTGCGATGCGGCAGGTTTATTATCTGGCCTGGGTTGCGCGTCGCTGGGAAGACCCTGCTTTTCCGAAAAATTTCCCTTGGATGACGGATGCCGATTTCTGGTTGAAGCAAACGGCAATATTTATTGGGCAAACTCAGTTGTTGCAGGAACCTCCTCTACAGCTAATGCCAATGTACTGA
- the mobA gene encoding molybdenum cofactor guanylyltransferase MobA, whose product MITGVILAGGRATRMGGHDKGLIALNGVPLYLHALSRLKAQVDEIIISANRNQDVYAQSGYRVIGDSDATFPGPLAGILSGLHASTSEWVIFVPCDVPAFPLDLVHRLWQARGEANAAYATDGERPHPTLLLINKNLIESLEAYLHLGNRKLMLFMEQVGAKTVLFNDQPEAFHNLNSPEDLSNWEDQHSEL is encoded by the coding sequence ATGATTACAGGCGTTATTCTCGCGGGTGGACGTGCAACGCGCATGGGTGGGCATGATAAAGGTCTGATAGCGCTAAACGGTGTGCCGCTATATTTACACGCGCTGTCTCGGCTTAAAGCACAGGTCGATGAGATCATCATCAGCGCTAACCGCAATCAGGATGTGTATGCACAAAGCGGGTACCGAGTTATTGGTGACTCTGATGCAACCTTTCCAGGCCCGCTGGCAGGTATCCTGAGTGGATTACATGCATCCACGTCCGAATGGGTCATATTCGTTCCTTGCGATGTCCCTGCCTTTCCTCTCGACCTGGTACACCGTTTATGGCAAGCGCGGGGGGAAGCAAATGCCGCTTATGCCACCGATGGGGAACGTCCACATCCCACATTACTCTTAATCAATAAAAACCTTATTGAGTCGTTGGAAGCTTATCTACATCTCGGAAATCGTAAGTTAATGCTATTTATGGAACAGGTCGGAGCAAAAACCGTTTTATTTAACGATCAACCGGAAGCCTTTCACAATTTGAATTCACCTGAGGATTTATCCAACTGGGAGGATCAACACAGTGAACTCTAA